The Setaria viridis chromosome 9, Setaria_viridis_v4.0, whole genome shotgun sequence sequence ACTTGAAGGCTTCTGAGTTATATATCTATTACCACTTTAACAGCATGAATTATGTTATGGTGCTTTCTGATAATTCAAGATTCTGAAAACTTATGTTCCATACTTCCATTGCTTTGCAGCTGGCCAGGAGAGGTTTAGGACAATTACTAGTTCTTACTACAGAGGTGCTCAGGGAATTATTCTAGGTAACATAATATTTTTTCTGCCAGTAGACTGCTAAAATATATTGTCACATCACACTAGTAACATTTTTGTCACCCTGACGTCATACCACCGAAATATGCTGTAGAAccgtgacaaaaaaaaaatgagctcACCATAAGGTCGGGCATCTGATGTTGTTATATCTTAGCAAATGTTAAATGTTGAGGGTTTTACATGTAGCACCAATGAGTTCCTTATGGTTTCCTTATGTCAATGATATATCTTCCCTTGATAGTGTACAATAGTTATAGATTACTGTGTATCAATCCACCAGATTCGTTGGTACAGGGATGTGTGATGTATCCCTTTCACGGCAGTAAAAATCACCTCCATGTTTTGTAAATAATGTTCAGCATATGTATCCATGCACAACTTTCCAGGGAAGCATATCTTGTCTGTTGCAATTAAAAGACATATCATATTTGTCATTTTTCATCATGTTATGAATTGGATCTCTGCCTGAACTTTGGATAACACTTCCAAATGATTGCGTGCCTATGGACCATTTAGTTGTTGCATTTATGTAATCTGAATGTCTGGGCTAGGCAGAGGATCCATCAATACATTTTGATCAATTTTGTGGTGAATAGTCTAGAGAATTTTCAGGTGTTTCGTCCATATTTGCATTTATGGACTCTGAATAATTGCACCTTTGGTTTTCTTGGTGCGTGTGGTGTCAGCCCGGGTGGGGCTGTTCGGTTTTGCCTTTGTactttaatgaaatgacacgcagctcctGCGTAGTtcgataaaaaataataatgattgTGCCTAGGTTGATTGCTTGGTTATCATAATGACTTCTAGCAGAAAATTTGCCTATAGAATTTCTCTCAGTCCGGTCCTTCATCTTGTTCTTTTCATGCTTCAAACTTATTCATGGTCTAATGACTTTGTATTTTATCCTAGTATATGATGTCACGAAGAGAGAGAGTTTCTCAAACTTGGCTGATGTGTGGACTAAGGAAATAGAAGCAAACTCAACGAACAAAGACTGCATAAAAATGCTTGTTGGGAACAAAGTTGACAAGGTACCATCTCTGCCAGAAACTTGATTGTTATTTGGTTTTGTGGAAATATTGTGATCTGATCTAAGAATATCTTAAAACCTTTCATTGGTACAAGTTAATTGTAGTGGTATCTATACATCCTTTACTGTTTTAATCCTTTTTACCCCCTAACATTTGAAGTTCTAGAAAGCAAAACTGAGAATAATTCAGTTCTTaggttttttattttgttggCCTCATCTTGCAGGATGATGAAAGAATGGTCACAAGAGAAGAAGGCCTTGCATTTGCAGAAGAATCTGGATGTCTATTTCTCGAGAGCAGTGCAAAAACACGAGAAAATGTTGAGAAATGTTTTGAAGAACTTGCACTGAAGGTATGCTTGTAGAAAGATATTAGGCACCATAACCTTATCGGCTTAGATCCCTTCTTTCTGAGGGATTTTAAAGCACCCTATAACGTGCACATAAATATGAACTTCAGGCTTGGCCAATATCCTGGTCCTGCCATATGGGCCCCCCAAATTGGCTCTATCCTGGCCCTGCCATATTGAATTGAATGCATGCATTGCCAATGTTCCCATGTTCACTTCATACTTCATAGCACCATTCACACGGAAGCTAGAGAGATTTGTGGGGTCTGATTAAACTAGCAATTTAAATTAGAGTAAAAAACCCTATTTCTCTAGAGTTAACTGTCACATACTTACATATGATTCTTTCTGCATGCTGATGCTTTACTCAATGACACCCTTGGTGAGGTCTAAAGACAGCTAACAAAAGTGCAAAATATACCTTCATGTTCATGCTACTACGAACATGGCTAGCTGAATTCACTATGGGAAACATGATGGTGTTTGTTCTTCAGTTTAGATGGAATAGTGCAGATGGCTTTTCTTCCAGCTGAAAACCTATTGTACGCATTGCATGAACTAACTCATGATCTTTCTATTACCATGCAGATTCTCGAGGTGCCGAGTCTCCTGGAGGAAGGGTCATCTTCGGTTGTCAAGAGGAACATCCTCAAACAGAAGCAGGAAAGTCATGCAAAGCACGGTAATGGATGCTGTCACTAGACGAGCCAATCTACTCGGCACGTTTGGTCGTCTTCGTGTGAGCTGCCCTTATGTTCTGCTGTAAATGATTGTATCTACATGGTCTGTGAGTAAAAAGGGGGTTAAAGAATCAGCTTGTGGGGGTTTTTGGGTAGTGATTATAATTGATTTGTACAAAGGACATGCGGCCTCTTTTCGGTTGttattcaatttttttctcGTCTCCAAGTTTAGCAGTTTTGTTGCCCTTGAAATGGAATCAGCTGtcctttttttcctccctttctctcctTTCTTTCCATTTTTGTACTATAGTAGTATAAGGTGTTAAAGATATGCTTCCCACTTTGTTTTCCTCTCTATCTGTCATGGCCCAAGAGAAGCCCAAGGCTGTCAAGCCCATTTGCCGAGTCACAGCTCATGAGAAGCTCAATGCCAATTAcctccatttttatttgtttttgtttgtaagGCGCACGTATATATTAAAGTAAAATGCATGACACATCATCGAACTTGCACCAGATTTTTAATTGGATCACTTAACTTGAATACAGTACACATAACATCATTAAACTTGTAACAAGGTTCATCGAGGTCCTTTCTTTCAACACACAAGGACTAGTCATCCTATGTAAGCATGTTTAGTCCACCGTGGCAAGGAATAGCGTAAGACATTTATATGGAGGCATATGGGCAAAACATTTGGCCTGTAAGAGGCATGAAAGAATGGAAGAAAACAAATAGAAGAGAAGTGAAGCCTCCTAAATATGATCTCTAAGATGGGAGAAGGGTAAAGAATAGAAGAAAGCATCCATTGGAGCTTGAGAATGGAATCAagctaagcaagcatggtgtgCAGATTCCATGCCATCGCCTCCAGCTGGAAGATCGATCAGacgtggcaaaaaaaaaaaacctccgGTAAACAAGGATGCAAGTTTGATGTTGCGGTGTGTaccatttggaaaaaaaaaccttcGATGAACAAGGATGCAAGTTTGATGATGCAGTGTGTACCATTTACAAGTTAAATGATTTGAGTGATTTGAGTGAGAATTTGGTGCAAGTTTAATGGCTTACAGTGCATTTTACTCTGATTCAAACTTTATTGTCTTTATCTATAATTtagccaatattttttttatttttataatataaatttGAAATTGTTTGATTCGTAAgcaaatgtactctccaatgattataaatttataaccataaatagtataagataagataaatgaataaTTAAAGTGTAATTTGAGAGATCGTGTATCATGTCTTAATGTAGCCTAGCACCTCAAGTTCTATTCCTAAAACCCTCTCTGACAAATCTGTATGTAACATCCTTGCATATCAATATAATTGTTCAGGCTGGTTCCTTGCCTGCCGTAGCACCCCTAAAAAAAGTACTGCATAACATAATATTTGGACTAAAGATTCAGAAGCAGAACGAGGAAAAGAAAGAGCATCTTCCCCCCTCAGGTTACTTGAGGTCCCCTTCGATTTTCTCTTGCTCATGTCTGGAGTTGATCTTGGTCATGGCTACAGGGCCTAGTAACGTCGACGGTCGGTGGCAGCACAAGACGAAGAAAGGTAAGTTTGGCTTTATGGTCTAAAGATGACTAAATTTGCTAGCAAGTTATTTTGTGGCAAAGTGAACTGCTAAGAACGTCTTGCTCCTTAAATCCCTGAtgggatggaggaagaagacgaaggtCCTGGACGCAGAGTTCACAACACTGTATGCTTCGGTACCAATCCCTCCAAGCGCCATGAACATTTTGCAATTGCCACCACAGAAGATGAGCTGCTAGATGACATCTGTGACTATGTTGCGGTTGCCTTCAGGAAGGACATCAAGACGTACAGCATCCACCCCCACGGTATTGGCATCTGTGAGTTTGTGCATCCTTGGGATCGAGATATCCTGGTCCGCAGTAGTCCCCATCAGATTGGCCCTCACATTGTGTCATTTGTCAAGCATGATGAAGCTTTGAACTGTAGGAGATCACCTTTTACTCGCACTAGTTGGGTCATGCTCCTAGGATACCCCCTTGATTACAAGGAGCATCACTTTCTGCAGCAGGAATGCACTCCTTTTGGCAAGCTTATACATTGGCATGCAACGGATCACAGTTGATCAAGAGTTCTGATCAAAGTTTTGATCGATGACATACTAGAAGTCCCTCGCAGCTTGAAACTTAAGAGTGGTAGATTCCTGGATGGGGAAGGACGTTCATGGACTATACATGTCTATATCCTAAATGTTCTCCATGTAGATTAAATTCTAGAAGATAAAATCCCTCCCCCTCCAAACAATGGCAACCCACATCCTCACGTGGGACTTGTCCTCCCAGGGGAACCTGGACAGGTGGCACAGTGGGCTGACAACCACATGAACCAAGAAAGATTTAGTCTGAACCAAAATCATATTGATGCTCACCAGGCTGAAGGTAACCAACGCTCATAAATTAGTTATGTTAATCAAGATGAAGAAGCCTTCTTtgttgctggtgctggtgcagaTAGGGAAGTTGAGGTACCAGAGATGCAAGAAAATGTAATCATGGCCCTTGCAGCACAGCCATGAATTCAGAATCAAGAAATTATTGCTCAGGTAGATGTTGAGGCCAATAATGAGCAGCTGGCAAACATGGAAGCTTCTATGAATACTGATCAAGCCCCTGAAGAACAAGCTCCTGGAGATGATGTCCAACTTACAATGCCTCAGGAGAATCAGaacaaaccaattgcacagTAAGCTTCAAAAAAGCAAAATGACCAAGCTGTCACTAATCAAACAAGAGAAGACAATGGATATGAAGAACAACAGACCTCTCAAGACCAAAACATACATGGACAGAACACCAATTTGACTCACACAGCTCATAAGCAGCATGAAAGAAAGACCCAAATGATAGAAGCAATAATTAGTAACCTTAAAGCAAATCATGAACACCTACTCCCAGTAAATTCATGAGGCAGTAGGTGGCACTGGATCCATCACTATCCCTATGTCTACTATCAGACTCAACCTTTCTAGTCTAGAGATTGAAAGTGTTCATCTTGTTGCCCCAGAGACATCGACCCAAACTAACAGCAAGGCTCTGATTGAGAACTCATAGACTAAAACAATTACAGCACAAGAAAAGCAGTTTGCAAATGTATATACTAGAAGGAGGTACAAAGCTAGGATGGGGCTTGCTCCTCATCTAATTGAAACTGAGAACACAAGCACGTAAAGAAAAACAGTTGAGCCAAGTATCAGAGTGCTCAGCAGCCAAAACAAGAGCAACAAACAAGTCAAGCATAAAACTCCACTCACTGTTGGTAAGCTGAGAAGTAGTGCCAGAGTGCATGAAAGAACCAAAGGAAGTAGGGTCCCCTCTGTTGAACCTGAAGGCgccaaaagaaagagaagaaagttTCTTCGGGATGTAACCAGCCACTCACAATTGACTGGTAAACTCCTGCTCCCTGCTAACTCCCATGGAATTGAATTCCCAGTCTGGACACTCTTGAGAAATCTGAAGACATATACCCAGAAATCCCAATCATGAAAATACAAAATGTGGCAATTAACAGGTGCAGTATCTTTTCTTCGGAAGTAACGGTTGAACTCCTCCTGAAGGCCAGCAAGGAAGATGAAGCTGGCAAAGCTGGAGAGGAGGCAAACATCAACCTGGTGGCCCGAGGATAGTCAACCCAACATGCAACTATCTCTCAAGGAATGCCTTGagtttattttttattgttttgatGCCACTTTCTATTATTTGGGGTCAGATTATGGCAACTGGAGTTGGTGGTTATCTTGTATGCCCGATGGAGGGCCTTTATCTGGATGTTATGACCATTATTGGTTCATTGGCACCTTTAATGTTTGGTTAAGCTATGCTATTGATTATCTGTGGTGGTTCTGTGTTCGACCCATTTCATCCCCTAATAATGTTTCTCTTTCAATTGCACTTTACTTTGAATTGAGTGGATCTCAAAGAAAATTCAGCAAGCTGTGGGGGAGGGGCCAACTCTCTTGGAGACAACAGCCCTCAGAAGACTTTCAAAGGTATTGTGATGGATAGTACAAACTCAAAGAGAAGTTGGAATATTCTGAACTGGAACATCAGAGAACTAAACAGGGAAGATAAGTGTGATGCGGTGAAGGCAAAAATTGAAGAAAGTGCATGTTCAATTTATTGTCTCctggaaacaaagaaggaaagcTTTGATCACTCCTTTATTAGGAAGGTGGCACCTAAGAGATTCAATATGTTTGCTTTCTCTGCCTTAATTGCTGCTTCAGGGGGAATTCTTGTAGGACAGAACAGTGCTCCCTTTGAAGAAGAAGTGTTGGTTTGTCTACGTTTTGCTTTAACTGGTAGATTCACCTCCAAACTTGATGGCAGTTCATGGACTCTAATTACAATTTATGGACCTTGCTAAGGTCCAGAGAGGGATGAATTTGTAGTATGGCTAAATGATCTATCAATACCTGATAACG is a genomic window containing:
- the LOC117840830 gene encoding ras-related protein RABC2a: MGSPGAGSSGGGHECSFKILLIGDSSVGKSSLLVSFVAASQLDDDIAPTIGVDFKIKFLTVGGKKLKLTIWDTAGQERFRTITSSYYRGAQGIILVYDVTKRESFSNLADVWTKEIEANSTNKDCIKMLVGNKVDKDDERMVTREEGLAFAEESGCLFLESSAKTRENVEKCFEELALKILEVPSLLEEGSSSVVKRNILKQKQESHAKHGNGCCH